GGCGATCGCCGGGCAGAACCGCAACACGCTGGTGTGGACCAACCCCTCTGATCATGACGGGGTGCTCGTGCTGCGCGCCGTGGGCGCCGCCCCCAACACCGCTCCCGAGCCGGGCCGGCGGTACGTGGCGGGCGAGACGCTCGGCAACGCGAAGGTGGTGTACTCGGACGAGGTGAGCGTGGCCTCCACCCTCGAGGACTCCGGGCTCTCCAATGGCACGGCCTACGTCTACCGGGTCCACAACCACGACACGCTGTACCGGTACTCGCCCGGCAACGCGCCGCAGTCGCTCGGGCTGAAGTCCACGCCCACCAGCCGCGGCGCCGGCCAGCCGCTCTGGTGCTACAGCGTGGGCTTCTCCACGTTGCAGCAGCCCGTCACCGAGCTCGGCGTGGGCATCTTCAGCTCCAACACCTCGGGTCGCGTGACGGCCAACCTGACGAACACGGCCACGCCCGTGCTGGATGGCAACGAGCGCTGGCGGCCCGTGCAGCTCCAGGGCGCCGTGCAGAGCCGCTTCCCCATCGTCCCGCTGTCCGGCCGATCCGGGCAGTACATCCTCACCGGCGACCAGGCGGGCTACACCCAGGCCATCCGCACCGACACCGGGGAGCTCCTCTGGCGCTCCACCACGCCGCTCGGCACCATCCAGTCCTTCCCGGTGGCGCAACTCCACGACACCACCGCCACCAACGCGGCCTACAAGGCGGCCTTCCCCGGGAAGGACCTGGCCTTCTTCGCCACCCGTCTGAGCACGGGCACCGACAACAAGGTCGTGGCGCTCGATGCCGCTACCGGCGCCCCCGTGTGGACGTACGCCCCGGGGGACCTCGGAATGGTGAGCGGCGGCTTGTTGATCGACTACACGTACAACCGGCTGTACGTGGGCGCCCGCTCCAATGGCGGCGCACTGGCCTCGCTGCGCATCCTGGACTCCCTCACCGGCGCCGAGCTGGCCCGGCTGTCGCTCGGGGATATCGATCACGGTCTCGTGCGCTACGGCTCGGCGACGCCCCTGGCGCTCGTGACGAACAGCGATGGCACCGTGTACGGCGTCGACATGGTGGGCATGAAGGTCTCCTGGAGCGCGGCCGTGGCGAGCCGTCCCTCGGCCTCGGTGCCCGCGTTCTCCCAGTTCGCCCGTCCGGTGAATGGAGGCTTCGTCGTGAGCATCCTGGGCGCCACCGACGCCGAGGGCAGGGTGGAGCGCTGGAGCGTCACCACCAGCACCTCGGGCACCACGGTGACGAAGCTCTGGTCCACTCCCATTCCCAGCCCGTCCGGCTCCTTCTCGTTCACGAGCGGCGGCGTGCAGCGGCTCTACGTCGGCGGCAAGGACGAGAAGCTGCACGAGCTGGACATCAACACCGGCGTGGACGGCAAGCAGCTCTCGCTGCCCGGCGCGCTGGCCATCGGCACGCCCACGGTGGACAGCACCGTGTCGCGCCTCCACGTGGGCACCCAGGATGGCCGCATCTGCGCCTTCCCGGTGCCGTTCCCCTGAGACCTCGATGACGCGCGGCCACGAGCCAGCTTCCGGGGGAAACCCGCCCACGCCCGGCTCGAAGGAGCCGGTGACGGCCCCGCGTGCGCGCGTCTATGAGCCGCCCGCGGTGCTGTGGGAGCAGCCCTTCGTCGCGCTCGCGCAGGTGTCCTTCCACGACGACTACGGCTGCGACATTCCGGGCTCGTGCTCGGACCTGCCGTGAGGTGCTTCCGTCCCATGGGGTGACGCTCTCGCTGGCGGGTTGGACGGTGGCCTTCGAGTGCGAGGACGCGGCGCTGGAGGAGTCGCTCGTCCGGGCCTTCCCGGCGTTCCGCACCGAGGCGCCCGCGCAGGCACGGATCCGCGTGCTGCGTCCGGCGGCTCCGTTGCCTGTGTCCACCGTGCGCTCCCTGCCCGAGCCCCGTCCCGTCCCCGGTGGCGGCCTGCGGGTGGAGGGTGAGGACTACGTGGCGGACATCGCCCCCGAGGGCCGGAGCGCCACGGTGACGGGCGAGGGCCGCTTCCCGGTGGACACGGTGTTGAAGGTGATGCTCGCGGGCGAGCTGGCGCGTCGCGGGGGCCTGCTGGTGCACGGCGTGGCGGTGGAGCACGAGGGCCGGGCCGCGCTGTGGACGGGGCACTCCGGGGCGGGGAAGAGCACCCTGGGCGCGCTGTGGGCGAAGGCCGGGGGCACGGTGCTGACGGACGAGCTGGTGGCGGTCTGGCCCGAGGCGGACGGCTGGCGGGCCGCGGGGACGCCGTGGAACGTGGGAGTTCCTCGCGAGGCCTCGCTGCGCGTGGTGGGGCTGCTGGGTTGGGACACGGCCTCGCGCTGGGAGCCCGTGGGCGCGGGGGAGGTGGCCCGGGTGCTGCTGCTCAACGCGCTCCTGCCCGAGGCCTCCGCCTCCGGACGCCGTTACCTGCTGGGCACGGCGAGCCGTCTACTCGCGGGTGTGGAGACGGCCCGGCTCGTCTTCGCGCGGGATGCCTCCGCCGCGGACGTGGTGCGCGCCCGGCTGGGAGCGGAGTGACGCCGACTGGTCCGACAGTCGGACCAGTTGGTGAACGTCGTGCCCGGAGGGCTCGCGTTCTGCTCGCACCTCAAGGCGGGCGTTCAGCTCGGGCCTGAAGGACGCGGCAACTGGTTCAACAAGGTGACGAGCCGGGCCGCGCCCTCGATGAACTCGAGTTGGAAGCGGCGTCCGTCCACCACGCTCACCCTCACCTGGGTGGGGGAGAGGAGCTGGACGCCCTTCCTGGCCGGGATGGCATGGAGCGGAAGGTGGATGGGTTTTCGTCCCGTGGGCTTCCAGACCAACCGCCTGGGGGTGAGCCAGAACCACCCGGAGCTCAGGTATTGGCTCAGGAGCGCGAAGAGGGGGAGGAGCATCCACAGCAGGCCCCACCCGGAGGGACTGGACAGCCAGACGATGGCGAGAAGGACCGCCAGGGCCTCGAGCTTCGCATCCCGCAGGTATCCGCCCCAGTGCAGTACCTTCTCCTCGGAGGAGACAGCGGGAGGGAGCAGGTTCTGCTCGAGCCGAGCGAGGTTCTCCGCGAGCCGGATCCCCTCGGTCATCCACTGGGAATCCCCGCTGTCGAGGCGCCTGTCCGTGAGCACCTCCAGCCGGGTCCGGAGCCTCTTGATCTTCCGGGCCAGCTCGAGTGCTGGCTCCAGGCCCTCGGATGCGCCTTCCACCTGGAGCCGCTGATGGAGGCGCGTCAGGGCCTCGACGATCGCGGGCTCGTCACGGACCACCTCGCGCAGCGGTGCGAGTCTCGCTTGCAGCAGGTGCTCCCATTGCCTCCGGCGCAGGGCCTTCTCCAGGAGCGCGTAGCGCCCGAGCGCGGCTTCCAGCACCTCGATTCCGCCTTCGAGCTGGCGCCGGAGGTCCGCGCTCACGGGGAACGGAATGCGGGAAGCCCGTACTTCCGGGGCGGGAGGAACAGGAGGGGCGGTGCCCTTCGGCGGAGCCGTGGGCTTGAGTGCCTCCTCGGACATGGCCGACGGTGTGGTGATGAGCCGCTCCTCCGGTGCGCCCCCAGGCGTTCCCGCCAGGAAGGTGGCCCTCGCTCATGGAACTGGGGAGTCCGTGCCAGGCCGCTCCTTTGGGACTCAGGGGAGGGACGAGCGTTCAGTCCGGAGCGGCGCTACCGCCCTCCTCAACTGCCTGGCGAAGCGTCTGGCCCGGGAGATGAACTGGAGGTGGAGGATGTGCCCGTCCGCCAGGACCACCTTCACGCCCTTGGGGTAGCGGAAACCGCTGCCATCGGGGTGACGGATGTCGTGCAGGGAAACCTGGAGGGGATCCCCTCGGGTGGGCAGCCAGATCAGCCGGCTCTCGGTGAGCCAGAAACGCCCGGAGCCGCGGTACTGGAACCAGAAACAGAGGGCGGTGAACACCATCCATGCGCCCCAGAACCCAAAGCCGGGTGCCCCCGCCTCGCCGCGAATTCCCAGGGGCGTGGCGCAGTGGGTGACGGAGAAACCGAGCAGCAGCGCCATCCCTGGCAGGGACAGGGACGGAGAGAACCTCCCGGAGCACAGCAGCTTCTCTCCGGGCGCGAGCGGAGCGGGAAGGGACTGGACGACGCTCCGTTCGAGCCGTTCGAGAGGGGTCTCCGAGGGGCCGAGATGGTGGCGCGTGAGTGCTCCCACGCGGGCCCGGAGTCCCTCCACCTCGTGGGCGAGTACGAGTGCCGGCTCGGTTTCGCTCCATCCCTCGGAACGAGCGCGATGATGAAGACGCTCCAGTGCCTCCACGAGCGCGGGCTCCTGGCGGAGGGTCTCTCGCAGCATCTCGAGCCGTGGCCGCAGGTGGAGCTTCCACTTCGGCTTCTGGAGCGCTTCTTCCAGGGCGCGGTAATGCGCATGGGCGGTCTCCAGCACTTCGAGCCTGCCCTCCAACTGGCGGCGGACATCCTCGGACGACAGGTGGACTTGCTGCTTCTCCTCGTGTGGCGGTGAGGCTTGGAGCCATGGGGCCGGCCCGGAGGTGGACGGGTCGGAGACCAGGAGTGCCTGGTATCGTGGCAGGGCCTGGGCCTGGGCCATCGGGAGATGTGGCTGCACCTGGAACGGAATGAGCTGGAGGAAGGTTCTCTTGTCACCCTTGAACTTCACTTCGAACCGCAGGCGCCAGCTCAGCTCACTGCTCCTGAGGATGAAGCTGGTGGGCGCGGTGGAGGGGAGGGCGATCTTCACGAGAGGCAGCTCGAGGAGCTCGCGCTTGAGCAACGCCCGGTTCGTGCACGTCAGGAGGGTTCCCATGTGCACGACCCTCTCTTTCGTGCTGCTCCCAGTGCGGACCCCGTAGTAGTAGGGCCCGGAGCCGTATCTCTTGATCCTCGCCAGCTCGACGTACTCCATCGAGACCGAGAGCTCATGCTCAGGCAGCTCCTGGTCGGGCCGCAGGTGGATGCGCAGTCCGGTGCTTCCTCCCGGTGCCACGGACCTCGGATCGATCCACAGGTTGCCCAGGGAACGCGCCCAGACGGTCTCGCGGCTGTGCCGGCGATAGAGGACCGCACCTCCGACGCTGATGATGCCGAGCAGAACGAAGAGAACGGGGTCTTGCTCGAAGAGAAAGCGCCTCAGGACGAAGAGCAGGGCGAGCACGGCCACGAGGGGGAGGTCCCCCATGTCATTGCTGGGGGCGGTCACCTCCAGGCCGTGCCAGGCGTCCGGATGCCCGGTGGCGATAGCGATGGGGACGGGAGACGCCATCTCGGGGGCCTCCAGGAAGAAGGGCACGTCCACGTGGGGACACGGGTCCTGGTACCCGGAGACGACGGCCTCGGCCCTCAGACGCCAGTCCACGGACACGAGTTGCCCATGGTAGGTGAGGGGCTCGCTCGGGGCCTCGAGACGGAAGGTGTAGTGCAGCTCCTGGCCGGCAATCCACTCTTCCCCTTCGTTCAAGGTGAGCAGGCACTCGTCGGGACTCTTGTCGGAGTCGCCCCAGCCTCGAGCCTGCCACCGCCAGCTCAGGGTCAGTTGCCTGCACCGGCACCGCTCGAGGACCTTCACCACGACGCTGCCGGTGATGAGCTCTCCAGGCGCATAGGTGCGATCGCTCTTGTCCAGTGTGAGCTGGAGCTCACATTTCGCCATCGGCCACCCCCGGGAGAGCCCCTCGCGTCCTGAAGCCAGATGAACCCAAGATGACAGGCCCGAGGTATTCCGGAGGATCGTTCCGCGGGGTGGCTGGAACGTCCGCTGGTTCATGGTACGAGCGGGAGTGGAACGCCGATGAAACCCTTCCTCACCGTCATCGCGGGGCCCACCGCGTCCGGGAAGACCGCGATCGCCCTCGAGCTCGCCCGCCGCGAGGGTGGGGAGATCGTCAGCGCGGACTCGCAGCAGGTGTACCGGTGTTTCGACATCGGGACGGCGAAGCCCTCGGCGGAGGAGCTGGCGGCCGTGCCGCACCACCTCATCTCCGTGGTGGAGCCGCTCGAGCCCTTCTCCGCCGCCGAGTACCAGCGCCGGGCCGACGCGGCCATCGAGGAGATCAGCTCGCGGGGCAAGCGTGTCTTCGTGGTGGGCGGCACGGGCATGTACCTGCGCATCCTGCTGCACGGCCTGGTGGAGGCGCCGGGAGCGGACCCCGAGCTGCGCGCGGAGCTGGAGGCGCTCGCCGCCGCCGAGGGCCGGGAGGCCGTGCACCGCAAGCTCGCCGAGGTGGATCCAGAGACGGCCGCGAAGCTGCCGCCGAGGGATCTGGTGCGCACCATCCGGGCGCTGGAGATCCACAAACAGACGGGCAAGCCGGCCTCCGAGTTCCGCAAGGAGCATGCGTTCTCCGCGGACCGGTATCCCTTCCGGATGCACGTGCTGTCGCCGCCGCGCGAGGAGCTGTACCAGCGCATCGACACGCGCACCGCCGCCATGTTCCAGCACGGGCTGGTGGACGAGGTGCGCGAGCTGATCGCCCGGGGCTACGGGGAGGCGGCGCCCATGGGCAGCGTGGGGTACGTGCAGGCGAAGGCGGTGGTGGACGGGGCGCTGACGGTGGAGGAAGCCATCCAGCAGGCGGCCCAGGAGACGCGCCGTTACGCGAAGCGGCAGCTCACGTGGTTCCGCAAGGAAGCGGGAGCGAGCTTCGTGGAGCCACCGTATGACGTGTTGTTGAAGGCGGAAGCCTCCGCGCCCGAAGAGAGGTAGGGCGCGCGCTACCGATCGCCCCCTCGGTGCGCGGTGGCTCCAGTGGGCGGGCCGAGCCCGACGAGCGCCTGGGCATGCCTAATTTGCTCCTGGGCTTCTCTTGCCTGGGGAGCGAAGCGAAATGGATGCGCACGCGGGGTCGGCGGCACCAGAGCGGCATCCCCGGCTGTCGAGGGGGTGGACGAGGTGGCGTCAGGCGGGTCTTCTCCTCCTGGAGCACCTGGCGATCGCCGGGGGTTATGTGCTGCTGGGCTGGCTGGGAATGTGGCTCATGCCCGATGGCCGGTTGATCACCATCTGGCCAGCGGGGGGCTTCGCTCTCGCGATGCTCCTCCTGCGTGGCACGTCGCGATGGCCTGCCATCCTGCTGGGGTCGCTGCTCAGCTCCTACTGGCTCGTCCCCTGGAGATGGGTCGTCCCGGAGGGCGTCCCCCTCTCCGCCGTCCTCGAGGCCACCACCACGCTCCTGACGAGCATGGCACGTGCGTTCTCGACCGTGGTGGGGGTCTGGCTTGTGGACCGGTACGTGGGAACCCGGCGTTGGCCCCATACCGTGCGGGAGGTCATCGGCTTCGTCCTCGTCGCGGGCCTCGTTCAGCCGGCGATCGCCGCCCTCTCCACCCACGCCGCGCTGCTGGGGGTGGGGCTCGTCGAGCCCGGGCCGTTGTTCCTCCGGCAGACCTGGATCTGGTTCAACGCCAATAGCGCGGGGATCATGGCCATGACCCCCCTCTTCCTGGCGTTCGCCGAGGGTCCGACAGGGCGTCCGCACCGGACCCGCTGGGAGGTGGCGCTGGTGGCGGCCTTCGCGCTGATCACCGCCTTCATCGCCCTCGATGTCCGGCGGCGGTTCAACGATATCGGCATCCCGTTGTCCTACCCGATGATCCCCATCATTCTCTGGGCGGCCATGCGGTTCGGTTCCCAGGGCGCGGTCCTCACCAATCTGCTCTGGGCCTGCGTGGCGTTCTACTCCATGTATCTCTTGAAGGTGGGAGAGACGGAGCTCGGACGGGGCTTCACTCATTACCAGGCGCGGTTCGTGGTGCTCACCGCCTTCATCCTCGTCCTGGCCGCCGCCTTCGAGGAGCGTCACCAGATGCAGCAGGCCCTGGAGAAGGAGCGGGAGGGCCTCGAGGCGCGGGTGGCCGAGCGGACCCGGGAGCTCGCGCGGTTCCTCTCGCTGCTGCACTCCTCGCTGGAGTCCACCGCGGATGGCCTGCTCGTCGTCGATCGGAAGGGCCACATCACCGCCATGAATCAGCGTTTCGCCGAGCTGTGGCGGCTCCCCGCGTCCGTGCTCGAGAGTGGCGATGATGCGCGGGCGTTGGGCTTCATTCGCGAGCAGCTGGTGGAGCCCGACGTCTTCCTCTCCCGCGTGGAGTACCTCTACGCGCATCCCGAGCTGGAGAGCGAGGACGAGGTCCAGCTCACGGACGGCCGCGTCTTCCATCGCGTCTCCCGGCCCCAGCTCCTGGGAGAGGAGATTGTCGGGCGGGTGTGGAGCTTTCGCGACATCACCCTCCGGCGACGGGCGGAGGCCGAGAGGGATCGCCTGCTCGTGGAGGAGAGCCGGGCGCGGCAGGAGGCGGAGCGGGCCTTCCGGGAGGCGCAGAAGGCGCTCGGGGTGCGTGACGAGTTCCTGTCGATCGCGGCCCATGAGATGAAGACCCCGCTGACGTCCATGAAGATGCAGTTCCAGCACCTTCAGCGGCTGGTGGCGGGTGCATCGGGAGGCCAGGTGGAGGCCGCCCGGCTGAAGCCCGTGGTCGCCGCGGCGCTGCGGCAGATGCGGCGCTTCCAGGAGCTCGGAGATCAACTCCTGGACATGACGCAGCTCTCCACGGGAAGGCTCGAGCCCCGGCACGAGCCGCTCGACTTCCAGGAGGTCGTGGCGGAGCAGCTCGAGTTGCATGCGGAGGCCGCGCGCAAGGCCCGCGCGGAGCTCCGGTTGGAGTGCGGGGGCCCGATCCCAGGCGAGTGTGATCGCCTGCGTCTGGAACGGATCGTGGGCTGCCTGCTCTCCAATGCGATCAAGTTCGGCGCTGGCAGTCCCCTCACGATCCGGCTCGAGGCCCAGGAGAGCCGCGTGCGCCTGCGGGTGGTTGATCAAGGCATTGGCATCGCGCCAGAGGACCACGAGCGGATCTTCGAGAAGTTGGAGCGCGCGGTGGATTCGCGGCACTACGGTGGGTTGGGGCTCGGGCTGTGGATTGCCCGTCAGAGCGCGGAGGCGCTCGGAGGCCACATCACCGTGGAGAGCGAGCTGGGCAAGGGTGCCACCTTCACCGTGGAGCTCCCGCGGAGTTGCCAGTCGCTTTCGATGCGGAGGATCGATCCGCCCGCGGAGCCGGCACGGCCCACCGCCTGAGCCGGGCGCTCGAGCGCGGAAGCCTCAGAGGAGGTCAACGCTCGAGGAGGGACTGGACCACGAACACGCGGGCATCGCCCTCGCCGCGCGGGGCGCCGTGGGCCACCAGTCCGTCGCGCGTGTGGATGAGCTCGGTGGCCTGCTGCCGCTTGTCCTGCGTCATGTCGGCCGGGAACTCGATTCCGCTCACCAGGAACTCGGTGCGCGAGTCGAGCTGCGAGACACGAAGGGTGGGGCAGGGCGCCTGGGCGCACCGGACACCGCTGTCGGAGATCCGGTAGTGGCCGGGGCCGTGGACCTCGCTCGCATCGTGGAAGAGGTCATCGAAGATGTTGCCGTCCGGGCCACAGGCGGAGACACCGAACACCAGGAACGCGCAGAGGAGTTTTCTCATGGTGGACAGTGCCTTTTGCAAAGCACATTCCCACGCGAGCGGCCCGGGATTTCGCGGGGTTGCGCCCGCACGGGACCTCAGAATTCCGAGGTAACCGGAGGCGCACCACCACCGTACGGCAGGGCACTCCGCCGAAAGGACTGCCCGATGCATCCGCGTTCCCTGATCCTCCTGGCCGTGCTCGCCGCCAGCGCCTGTGGACCCTCGTCGACGGTGGACGAGGGCACGGGCGTCATCCAGGAACTCGACACCTCCGAGGCGGGCATCACCGCCTTCGTGCGAGAGGGCCGGTACAAGGACTGGCTCGCGGAGCCGGGCGTCCACGAGACGCGAGCGCCGCACGGCAGCAAGGTGCGCGTCTACTTCAATGACACGGCCGTCCAGTCGCTGCGCGCGGGCAATGCCACGCACCCGGTGGGCAGCATCCTGGTGAAGGAGCTGTACGAGAGTGACGGGAAGACGCTCCGAGGCCATGCCCTGGACGTGAAGATCGCCGAGGGCACCGGCAAGGACACGTGGCTCTTCTACGAGGGCTTCGGGCCGGAGTACGCCAGCAACTACTACGGCCGGGGCCACTCGACCTGCCACGGCTGTCATGCCAGTGGCAGGGACTACGTCACCACCGCGCTGCCCTGAGGAGCCGGAAGACACCGGCTCCCGGGCGCTCAAGAGGCGTAGCGTCCCGTCTCGTCGGACACGCCGTCGCTCTCGGCGGAGCGGCCCGACGGGGACACCTGCGTGCTGGTCGGAACATGACCCAGGAGCTGGCGCAGCAGGCGCTCGGGCTCCACGGGCTTGGGCAGGAAGGCCTCGGCCCCGGCGTCGAGCGCGCGCTGGCGCACGTGGGGCCGGTTCAACCCGCTCATCACCAGCACGCGGGTGTCGCGTGTGAGCGGGTGCTGCTTGAGGCCCTCGCACAGGCGCAGGCCGTCCACCCAGTGCAGCACCACGTCCAGGAGAATGGCGGTGGGCGGGCGGCGCGCCACGGCGCAGAACAGCGCGAGCTCATCGGCGAAGGCCACCACCCGGGCCCCGGTGGACTCCAGCAGCTGCGTCATCGCCTCGCGCT
The sequence above is drawn from the Archangium gephyra genome and encodes:
- a CDS encoding cytochrome P460 family protein, with protein sequence MHPRSLILLAVLAASACGPSSTVDEGTGVIQELDTSEAGITAFVREGRYKDWLAEPGVHETRAPHGSKVRVYFNDTAVQSLRAGNATHPVGSILVKELYESDGKTLRGHALDVKIAEGTGKDTWLFYEGFGPEYASNYYGRGHSTCHGCHASGRDYVTTALP
- the miaA gene encoding tRNA (adenosine(37)-N6)-dimethylallyltransferase MiaA produces the protein MKPFLTVIAGPTASGKTAIALELARREGGEIVSADSQQVYRCFDIGTAKPSAEELAAVPHHLISVVEPLEPFSAAEYQRRADAAIEEISSRGKRVFVVGGTGMYLRILLHGLVEAPGADPELRAELEALAAAEGREAVHRKLAEVDPETAAKLPPRDLVRTIRALEIHKQTGKPASEFRKEHAFSADRYPFRMHVLSPPREELYQRIDTRTAAMFQHGLVDEVRELIARGYGEAAPMGSVGYVQAKAVVDGALTVEEAIQQAAQETRRYAKRQLTWFRKEAGASFVEPPYDVLLKAEASAPEER
- a CDS encoding ATP-binding protein, giving the protein MDAHAGSAAPERHPRLSRGWTRWRQAGLLLLEHLAIAGGYVLLGWLGMWLMPDGRLITIWPAGGFALAMLLLRGTSRWPAILLGSLLSSYWLVPWRWVVPEGVPLSAVLEATTTLLTSMARAFSTVVGVWLVDRYVGTRRWPHTVREVIGFVLVAGLVQPAIAALSTHAALLGVGLVEPGPLFLRQTWIWFNANSAGIMAMTPLFLAFAEGPTGRPHRTRWEVALVAAFALITAFIALDVRRRFNDIGIPLSYPMIPIILWAAMRFGSQGAVLTNLLWACVAFYSMYLLKVGETELGRGFTHYQARFVVLTAFILVLAAAFEERHQMQQALEKEREGLEARVAERTRELARFLSLLHSSLESTADGLLVVDRKGHITAMNQRFAELWRLPASVLESGDDARALGFIREQLVEPDVFLSRVEYLYAHPELESEDEVQLTDGRVFHRVSRPQLLGEEIVGRVWSFRDITLRRRAEAERDRLLVEESRARQEAERAFREAQKALGVRDEFLSIAAHEMKTPLTSMKMQFQHLQRLVAGASGGQVEAARLKPVVAAALRQMRRFQELGDQLLDMTQLSTGRLEPRHEPLDFQEVVAEQLELHAEAARKARAELRLECGGPIPGECDRLRLERIVGCLLSNAIKFGAGSPLTIRLEAQESRVRLRVVDQGIGIAPEDHERIFEKLERAVDSRHYGGLGLGLWIARQSAEALGGHITVESELGKGATFTVELPRSCQSLSMRRIDPPAEPARPTA
- a CDS encoding DUF6748 domain-containing protein, with protein sequence MRKLLCAFLVFGVSACGPDGNIFDDLFHDASEVHGPGHYRISDSGVRCAQAPCPTLRVSQLDSRTEFLVSGIEFPADMTQDKRQQATELIHTRDGLVAHGAPRGEGDARVFVVQSLLER